The nucleotide window gctgaatggcagtgagagtacaacaccaggagttgccgaacccgattccccaatcgatgacgatcggcggcaggggccgatagattaccggacgaaccaaaatcaaactctacaagtcgcttatcattcccgtcctgctttatggtgcagaagcttggacgatgtcaacatcagatgagacactagaagttttcgagaggaaaattttgcgcaagatttatggtcctcagaacattggcaacggcgaataccgcagacgatggaacgatgagctgtacgagttatacgacgacattgacatagttcagcgaataaaaagacagcgattacgctggctaggtcatgttgtccgaatgtacgaaaacactccagctctgaaagtgttcgatgcagtacccgccggaggaagccgaggaaggggaaggcctccactccgttggagggaccaggtggagagcgacctggttacacttggaatctccaactggcgccgaactgcgaaggaaagagaagagtggcgcgctctcatcgattcggctataaccggctaaacagttgaaacttactaaaagtaagttaactcagtaacgaaaaacgccagaaacactaagtttcacataagaaatggcagatagaagctgcactcagactttttttacaaaatgggaaatgggcgtggcatcgcccacttatgggtcaaaaaccatatctcaggaactactcgaccgatttcaaatgaaatttggtttgtaatagttttcttacatcccaatgatatgttgtgaaaataggccaaatcgcttcacaaccacgccaacttcctatataccagaactttgaaaacgatctgaatcgtttactttacaatatatatgtagtaagcactagtgaagatatcggtgcaaaactttgcacaaatattgtatttatagtgtgacagaccatttctaaaaatcaccgaaatcggaccataggttgtcaaggccccatatatcgaacatgaggacctcggtgcttctaacctcatattatggtttccaactttcaatggactttatacaatatatattaagaaaatgtgggtcaaattgtgtattatataatataaataaagttaaataaattaattgcgagagtataaaatgttcggttacacccgaacttagcctttccttaattgttataatttataatattacaacaataaatatatcatCACGAATACaaattctgattttttatatttttcgattcCAGATAATTGGCGTACTCTCAGTGGTTGCCTGCATTTTCGAATTGGAAAAATTCACAGATAGCTCGGCAGAGTACAGAGAAAAGCTGGTGCAGCTGGCAGCTGTCAGTTTGTTGACGCTCTCCTCATTTGTGGGCTGCCTAGGCGCTGTGAATGGCTCTGTGCGGATACTCTGTTGTGTGAGTGAAAATTCTattcagaaaacaaaaaaaaaaaaatattttaaaacaatttcaaaattttttcagtaCATTACATTACTAATAACGCTAATAGCATCGCATATATGGAAGCTCCACCGTTACAACGAGGATAAACAGATGACAGCAACAGAGAAAATACTAACCAGCGCCTGGATGTCGGAGCTGGTGAAGAAAGGCGCCATGGATCCAATACATGAGGCGGTAAATTGTGATATTTGATTAATATGCTTCTaccatatattataaataatatttgtttgttgacaAAATTTCCACACCTTTAGTATGAATGCTGTGGCTTTACGAATAGTTTGGATTATGTGAATCACAATATGAAAATACCACTCAGCTGTTATCGCTCAGAAGGCGGTTTGCGCAGCATCTATCCCTTTGAGGAAGGCTGTTTGGTGGCGCTAAAGCGTTCTTATATGTCCATTTATCGCTATGAGCGTTTGGGTCATTCGCTACTTATTGGGTTTGAGGTGAGTTTTTCActtggaaaattaatttatttttactaatatttattatttgtttattgtttatattacaC belongs to Zeugodacus cucurbitae isolate PBARC_wt_2022May chromosome 6, idZeuCucr1.2, whole genome shotgun sequence and includes:
- the LOC105209873 gene encoding protein late bloomer, which produces MALTTAFSRSCLQWAVIVFSTLSLIIGVLSVVACIFELEKFTDSSAEYREKLVQLAAVSLLTLSSFVGCLGAVNGSVRILCCYITLLITLIASHIWKLHRYNEDKQMTATEKILTSAWMSELVKKGAMDPIHEAYECCGFTNSLDYVNHNMKIPLSCYRSEGGLRSIYPFEEGCLVALKRSYMSIYRYERLGHSLLIGFEVIGILISLLLICKLLTKSRRYSY